Proteins encoded in a region of the Methanofollis tationis genome:
- a CDS encoding pyridoxamine 5'-phosphate oxidase family protein, which produces MRRNDREITDRAWMEAVLNDAVYATFALCDGDEPYAVPLNFAYLDGALYVHSAREGRKVNVMRKNSSVGFSVVVGVDITSDEAPCAWDMRYRSVNGVGTAEAVEDPAEKAWALNLIAAKYSRTGCNVFTEKQLAAVAVFRIRVRSLAGKRGMD; this is translated from the coding sequence ATGCGACGGAATGACAGGGAGATAACGGATCGGGCCTGGATGGAGGCGGTCCTGAACGATGCGGTCTACGCCACCTTTGCCCTCTGCGACGGCGATGAGCCCTATGCGGTGCCGCTGAACTTCGCCTATCTTGATGGGGCCCTGTACGTCCATTCGGCACGTGAGGGGAGGAAGGTGAATGTCATGAGGAAAAATTCGTCGGTCGGGTTCAGTGTGGTCGTCGGCGTGGATATCACCTCCGACGAAGCGCCATGCGCGTGGGATATGCGCTACCGCAGCGTGAATGGTGTGGGGACCGCAGAGGCCGTCGAGGATCCAGCCGAAAAAGCGTGGGCACTGAACCTGATCGCGGCGAAGTACTCGAGAACGGGTTGCAACGTCTTCACGGAGAAGCAACTTGCCGCCGTCGCCGTCTTCAGGATCAGGGTCCGCTCTCTGGCCGGGAAGCGGGGAATGGACTGA